In the genome of Metabacillus litoralis, the window TTCACGCCTTGATCCTCGAATCTGTAGGGTTTCATTTTCTGCTACATTCTTGGAATGAGGTTGTGGCTATCATCTCACTCGTTTTGAATGTGTATACCCTTTTCTTTTTATTAGCTGAAATTCAAGCAATTCGTCTAACGCCTTTTATAATCACTGACCGGCTTGTGTCTTTACAGGTTGGATTAGGAAAGCAGCTAATCGTACCTTTAGAGGAAATAAAAAGCATACATTATTATGATGGTCCCGAAAAATTGTCCAAAGATGAGAGTAAAAAGGTATTTGATGCAGTACTAGCTGATTTTATGAAAGAAAAGCCAATATTTGAAATCGAATTTACTTGTGAGCAGGAAGCAAAATTCATGTATGGCTTTAAGAGAAAAGTAAAGAAAGTACATCTCTCACCGGATGAACCAGAGAGATTTTATCAAACGTTAATAAGTAAGATAGAGGATTAATTAAACCGTAGATATACTTGTTCAGTTAGAAGTTAATAATAAATACGACACTAAAAAAACCCCACTATTATAAGTGGAGTTTAAGTGTTTGTTGAGATTAATTGCTTTAATGGGTTAAGCATATATTCATGAAATATAACAACTCTCGATGAATGTGCAAAATGTTCCTCAAAGGTGAATAGGAAATCTTGATAAAACGAAAGAAAGCTCTCAGCATTACATACATTTTGTGTAGTAAATATTCCAGATCGATTTATACATACATTTTCATATTTTAGAGAAAGTCTCTTTATTGGCTTTAAGAGCTTTTTAACATCACGTATCCGGTATATTTCGCGTAATTGTTCTAGAATTTCTTTTGCATCTTGTTGCAGCTGTTTAGAAAGCTTTAGGTTTATCATCCTAATGTCTTTAGGTGATTCTTCTTCAAAGATAAATTGTTTTAGCATAATCATGTCAGACTTAATTGGTTCACACAAATAGCTTTGGTAGATACGAAGTGTATTGTAAGCATCATACATAGGGTTGTGCTTATCACCTAGAAACTCTAATCCGTACAGAGCTAATCCATCCTCAACCGATATATTATTCTTAGAAACTCTTTTTTTGAAAGTATCTTGAAAGTCTGTATATCGTGTTTCGATTTTTCTAATTGTCCGTTCTGGGATGCTATGTTTTAATGAATCGATTTTTAAACGTGATAAATCACTTGGAGACCAGGAAAAATATTGAGACTTCTTTAACCCACCAACCCATTCAAGAAAATCAGCAAAAACGTCTTTAAAATCGCTAGCTTTTTCTAAATCAGAATCATCAATACCCGTTAACGTTTTGCAGAAGTCAGTTAATGGGTTTCTATTTTCTGGTCTAATAAATCGATCAAAATATGAAATTTCTTCTGAATCTAACTCATATTTTACCGCGCCCAAACGAATGGCTTCCATCTTCTCAAAAGCCATCCCTTGATCAGAGCATAACATCTCGAAATCAAAGAAAATATATTGTTTTATGTCCGCCATTCATTTCCCCCCTTTAACAGGTAATTATATTGGGGAAAGTTAAAAATGAAAAGATCCAATAAGTGTAAAATGAAGATTTTAAATACTTTTAATAGATGAAATATGTCATGATTGTAAAAAATAGACAATTTAATAGGAACTTTTATGAAGATCAACCGTAATAATTTATAGCATTACTTTCTAATACTAGAAGGGAGAATGACATGAATTTAACTGAGTTAAGAGAGCGGGCGTTAGAAATCGGGAAGGTCACGGAAGACTTTGATCTAGAAATTGAAGAGTTACGATTAGAAGATGAGGTTGCTTGTTTTGTATGGAAACATAGAGAGTATGAAGATAATGGTGTTTGGATTGAGATTAGTATGAATGGAACACTACTTGATTTAAATAAAGACCTACTATCACCATCAGCCTTAATCTTTTCTGAGAAACAGTTATATGAAAAGGCAATAGACTTTGTTTTAAATCATTACCCTTCGGCACTTCATCAGTTTACTTTGGAGGAATGGAAAAGAGAAGAAAATAGAGGATATAGACTTTCATACGTGCAAAAAGAAGAAGGTTTAGCCCTTCCTCATACCGGATTTTGGTTGTCAATATTAGAAGATGGAGAAGTAGTGCTATTTAAATATATGGGAATTGCTGAGGATATTAGAATTCCACAATTTATCATGGAAAAAGAGAAGATGAAGGAAAGATTTCTACGAGAACTTGAAATGGAATTACAAACTACAAATCTATCTAATAAGTTACATGACTATACTGGCGCTTCGTCAAAGCTTGTTTATGAGCCGTCTTTCCCTTTCAGCGATTTGTTTGCTGATGGGACAAGTGTGTTAAAGGATGTTGAGGAAGATGCAGAAGAAGACCTGGAGTTGCTTTCTCCTCCTAAAATAGAGAGGTTACTTAACGAGTTGATTGGTTTTAATGAAGATGAATTTGAGAAAATACGTGAAAGTGATTTAGGTGATGAGATCGGCTCGGTTTGGAGACCAAAGGCTTTTACTAGTGAAGTTGAAGGAACGTCAATTAATGATTTTTTTCAGAAGAGAAATCAGCTTACACTAAAGTTTAAGCATGACAAGAAAACAAATCAGATACGCGGGCTGTTTTCGTTTCTTGACCGAAAAGGAGATTTATTTCTTAATGAGGAACAATGTAAGAAGCTTGCGCTAGAATTTTTGTTTTCACTTTATCCAAATGCGGATGAGTTTTTACGAATGGTTAGGAGGAATTCTCAAGATGAAGAAGAGGGGGATTTTATCCATTTCCACTTTAACGTCCATTGGGGTAATGTTCGAAATCGATTTGGTTCAGCATGGATAGGTGTGAACAGAACAACCGGGACAATCGATCATTACCTGGGTCCTGACATGAACCTTGAGGATCTTAAGAAAATAAACCCAAAGCCAGCCATTTCTATGCAGGAAGCAGTGAAAAATTATCAAAGATACTTTGACGTGAAGCTTAAGTGGAAAAAGGAGTATAAAGAACAAACTTCTTATTATGTAATGGTTTATGTACCTGATTTTCCGAAGCTGGATGGAAAGATAGCGTTTATCGATGCACAGAATGGAGAAGTAATCGTATCAAAAGACTTTTAAAATTCCTTTATAAAAAGGAAAAAGCATAAGAAGATACCTCATATCTACTTATGCTTCTTATTTTATTTGTTCAAAAACCATTTTAAGAAAGGCGGTAATTTCTTGTCTACGATTTTTAATTCATCCATTAATAATTTGTCTTGATGGTCTGTTATCCAATTTTCAAGTTCTTTTTTTGTGTTTAGTTGGGTATAGTAAGTTTCTCCCTTTTTACCTACCGCATTGACAACAAACCGACATGTGTTCCCCATAAATGCCCACCTTTATGAAATAATCTATCCATTTAGCATTATAACAAGGGAAAAATTAATTTCTAGCCTTTACTTATAGGAAAGAAGGGAGTAAAATTTAACTCTTTACCTTAATTATAGTAAGACCTCTTGGACCTCGATTGGACTTAGAGCATTTGACTGGTTTATATAGATGAAAGCATTGTATCTATCTGACATGATTGATGGTACATAATTTCCATAATGTTCGTAAGCAGGATTATAGACAACTCCGATTGCTCGATGCCCAATCGTCTTATTGAAAAGATGCTTATTTTGTTCATTGAATACTAAATATTTATCATGTGAACCTGCTTGATACATACAGTCTTCCCAACTGCCAGATTGAGCGGGAGGGGTGACCATTTTCTCTAGGTTTACACCCCATTGATCTGCTGCAATAACTGTTCCGTGATGTGTGCCAAATCCAATGATAAAAAGCTGGTCTTCCCCTTTTTGTTCCCTTAAGAGCTGTCCTACGTTTACAATTCCTTCGTTAACCATGTCTGTTGCACGTGCGTCCCCAACATGGGTGTTATGCTCCCAAATAATACCCTTTGCATTTTCTCCATAAAATTGATGGATTTTATTAATGACTTCTACCATATGACGGTCACGAATATTCCATGATTCATTATCATTCAATACCATTGTTCGGTAATAATTTTCAGCATTTGCTGTGATGATTGCATTTACTTCAAGGTCCAATGCATTTTCTTCATTACTTGAATAATTTGATTTATTCAGACGGATATCTGATAATAATTTGGAAACCTCCTCGTGGCAGCCTTCACCATAAAATGAAGCAGAAATGCCGTATTTTTCAGGGCGGCGATTAAATGGTTCAAAACAAGCAAAAGCTTTTTTTGCTGTTTCAACTTGAGAAGGAGTTGTTCTTTCTAAATACTTAATAATTTCATCAATTGATTCCCATAAAGAGTAAACATCTATTCCATAGAAACCAACCTTTCTATCTTCGGCTTGATTTTGATTGTAATTTTTTAACCATTCAATTAAATCAATCATTTCCTCATTGGCCCACATCCATGTTGGCCAGCGATTAAAGGATTTTAGCACATCACGTGCATGTGAGGATTGTTTATCAATACCTTTTATATATCTATTTACTTGCTGACATGCAGGCCAGTCACCTTCAACTGCAAGATATGTAAATCCTTTTTCCTTTATAAGTTTTTTCGAAAGTTCTGCTCTCATTGTGTAAAACTCAGAAGTACCATGAGAAGATTCTCCAAGAAGGACAAATTGGTGGTCACTAATTTCATTTATCAAAGAATCTAAATCCTTAGATTCATGTATTGGCTTAGAATAATCTTTAATCGCTTGAATTAATTTGTTGGGCATTTTTTATTCCCCCTTTTACTTATTGTTTATATTCAGCATTATATGAGTTTTCACCAGAATGAACAGACAATAAGGTGTCTGCGTAGCCGACAAGTCGATTAACTATTTCATCAGAAATCGAATAAACAAGTTGGTGATGTTTTCTTATATGTAATTCAGGATCATCAAAGATAATAGTCGTATTGATAAAAATATGCTTCGTATCAAAAAGATTGTAGTGAATGATTGTTTTTCCAGCAGCTCCACCTGTTAAAGGATCTTTATAACTTGGTAAAAAAACATACCATTCCTCTGCAGAAGGTGAGCGAAAGTTCTTAGTATAGGTCATTCCTTTTAGTTCTTCTTCAATTTTAAGCTTCAGGTCTTCGTCCATTACTTCAATAATGTTATCTTTCATCACCGATCTCCTTTGGTTTAATCAGCGGGGTTCGCATCAACAGCAATTTCATACGCATCTAAAACGATATTCTTTTTAATTGGATCTGTAACTCCAACAAGATATTGACCATCTTTCTCGTCTAAAACCTGCATAATGATGGGATCATCATTATTCTCATTTGATGTTAATAGAGCATAGGTTTCAGCTTCCACAGCAAGTAATGCTTCAACTGAGAACGTTCTTTCTTTTCCGTACTCATCTTCAACAGTAATAATATCTCTTTCTTCCTCTAAGCTCATTTCTATACACCTCCAAAAATGTCAAAAGTAGTTTATCCTATTTAGAATGATTTAATGAGATAGAGAAAGGGGGGACGAACTTTTTAAGAAAACAAAGGGATAATTGCCTATAAGTGTTTACCTTTTTTATACTAGATGATAAGATTATCTTCATTGTCGAGAAAATGTATTAAGATATTGACACATAATTAATTAATGTGATAAATTATAAATCCTGCTTCGTTGAAGTGAAACATGATAAATAAGTTTTTTATAAAAAGGTCTTGAAATTTTTTGTGAAGTTATTATAATAATATTTGTCTTTAAAAATTGTCTGGTAATGATGGCGAAGAGGTCACACCCGTTCCCATGCCGAACACGGAAGTTAAGCTTTTCAGCGCCGATGGTAGTTGGGGGATTCCCCCTGTGAGAGTAGGACGTTGCCAGGCATGATCATTTTATGGTCATGAAACAATTAAAATATGGCCCATTGGTCAAGCGGTTAAGACACCGCCCTTTCACGGCGGTAACACGGGTTCGAATCCCGTATGGGTCACTTACTATAACTTAATATAGGAAGTAACGTATTAATTTGGAGGATTAGCTCAGCTGGGAGAGCACCTGCCTTACAAGCAGGGGGTCGGCGGTTCGATCCCGTCATCCTCCACCATAATATTTCGCTCTAGCGAAACAACTTAAAAAGCGGGTGTGGCGGAATTGGCAGACGCGCTAGACTTAGGATCTAGTGTCCTTGTGACGTGGGGGTTCAAGTCCCTTCACCCGCACCATGTTTTTTTTATGATAGTAAAATAACTATCCAGTACGCGGAAGTAGTTCAGTGGTAGAACACCACCTTGCCAAGGTGGGGGTCGCGGGTTCGAATCCCGTCTTCCGCTCCAATAGTAGTGCCGGGGTGGCGGAACTGGCAGACGCACAGGACTTAAAATCCTGCGGTAGGTGACTACCGTACCGGTTCGATTCCGGTCCTCGGCACCATAGTTTTTTCGCGCTAGCGAAAATAACTACCTTAATTTTTATAGATTAATTTAGATTATATGCGCCCGTAGCTCAATTGGATAGAGCGTTTGACTACGGATCAAAAGGTTAGGGGTTCGACTCCTCTCGGGCGCGCCAATATTAGATTTAAAAGTAAGATGTGTGAATAAGAGTTGTGCTTTTAAGCAAAGCTAAGTCTCTGATCTCCACATACATCTTTGATATTTAGTACGGGAAGTAGCTCAGCTTGGTAGAGCACTTGGTTTGGGACCAAGGGGTCGCAGGTTCGAATCCTGTCTTCCCGACCATTCATTATTAAGGGGCCTTAGCTCAGCTGGGAGAGCGCCTGCTTTGCACGCAGGAGGTCAGCGGTTCGATCCCGCTAGGCTCCACCAAATTTGTTTAATTTCTTTATAAGTAACATATACAATTATGGCGGTGTAGCTCAGCTGGCTAGAGCGAGCCGTAAACATCATGAATAAGCTTCATTGTAGGCTTGCGAGGAATGTGTCTGACAAGAGACATGACGAGCATGGTTTTTAAACAGTGAGCGTTTTGTCATTATGGCGGTGTAGCTCAGCTGGCTAGAGCGTACGGTTCATACCCGTGAGGTCGTGGGTTCGATTCCCTCCGCCGCTACCATTTGCACAAACGGCCAATAGGTCACATATGTTATTGGAGGAATACCCAAGTCCGGCTGAAGGGATCGGTCTTGAAAACCGACAGGGGTGTCAAAGCCCGCAGGGGTTCGAATCCCCTTTCCTCCTCCATATTTATTTTTTATTTTATTATCGCGGGGTGGAGCAGTCTGGTAGCTCGTCGGGCTCATAACCCGAAGGTCGCAGGTTCAAATCCTGTCCCCGCAACCAAACTTTAAATGTAATGTTATGGTAAATGTTAAGGTAAGTTATTTTCACTTCGTTAAAAAACTCCGGTCCGGTAGTTCAGTTGGTTAGAATGCCTGCCTGTCACGCAGGAGGTCGCGGGTTCGAGTCCCGTCCGGACCGCCATTATTATAATAGATAATAATGGAAATTCAGACTCTAATTTTTGAGTAAAAGGGTTTCAATAAGCGAGAAGGTCGAGGAAGCAAGTGAACGAGCACCGGAGCGTATGACTATACGTGAGGATGTGAGTGAGGGAGCTGACGAAGAGATTCGAAGCTTAGTGGAAGCCGTAAACTTTTTTGGGCTCGGTAGCTCAGTTGGTAGAGCACGTTCGAATATGCTTCTCTGAATAAACTTCAGCGTACTCATCGAGCTGCTTCTTGAATAAACCCTCCGAGATGAGGACGATTTACTAATTGAAAACCTTAAAATACTACCAAGTTATCAGAACAAATAACTAATACGTAAAGAAGCAATCCTGTATCTTATATATTAATACTAACTAATTATATGGCTCGGTAGCTCAGTTGGTAGAGCAATGGACTGAAAATCCATGTGTCGGCGGTTCGATTCCGTCCCGAGCCACCTTTCAATTTTGCAAAAAAAATGCCGGTGTAGCTCAATTGGTAGAGCACGATCGAATATGCTTCGAAGTATTTGCTTCAGCACACAAATCGAGCC includes:
- a CDS encoding 3'-5' exonuclease, whose protein sequence is MADIKQYIFFDFEMLCSDQGMAFEKMEAIRLGAVKYELDSEEISYFDRFIRPENRNPLTDFCKTLTGIDDSDLEKASDFKDVFADFLEWVGGLKKSQYFSWSPSDLSRLKIDSLKHSIPERTIRKIETRYTDFQDTFKKRVSKNNISVEDGLALYGLEFLGDKHNPMYDAYNTLRIYQSYLCEPIKSDMIMLKQFIFEEESPKDIRMINLKLSKQLQQDAKEILEQLREIYRIRDVKKLLKPIKRLSLKYENVCINRSGIFTTQNVCNAESFLSFYQDFLFTFEEHFAHSSRVVIFHEYMLNPLKQLISTNT
- a CDS encoding YcdB/YcdC domain-containing protein translates to MNLTELRERALEIGKVTEDFDLEIEELRLEDEVACFVWKHREYEDNGVWIEISMNGTLLDLNKDLLSPSALIFSEKQLYEKAIDFVLNHYPSALHQFTLEEWKREENRGYRLSYVQKEEGLALPHTGFWLSILEDGEVVLFKYMGIAEDIRIPQFIMEKEKMKERFLRELEMELQTTNLSNKLHDYTGASSKLVYEPSFPFSDLFADGTSVLKDVEEDAEEDLELLSPPKIERLLNELIGFNEDEFEKIRESDLGDEIGSVWRPKAFTSEVEGTSINDFFQKRNQLTLKFKHDKKTNQIRGLFSFLDRKGDLFLNEEQCKKLALEFLFSLYPNADEFLRMVRRNSQDEEEGDFIHFHFNVHWGNVRNRFGSAWIGVNRTTGTIDHYLGPDMNLEDLKKINPKPAISMQEAVKNYQRYFDVKLKWKKEYKEQTSYYVMVYVPDFPKLDGKIAFIDAQNGEVIVSKDF
- a CDS encoding DUF1292 domain-containing protein encodes the protein MSLEEERDIITVEDEYGKERTFSVEALLAVEAETYALLTSNENNDDPIIMQVLDEKDGQYLVGVTDPIKKNIVLDAYEIAVDANPAD
- a CDS encoding erythromycin esterase family protein, which gives rise to MPNKLIQAIKDYSKPIHESKDLDSLINEISDHQFVLLGESSHGTSEFYTMRAELSKKLIKEKGFTYLAVEGDWPACQQVNRYIKGIDKQSSHARDVLKSFNRWPTWMWANEEMIDLIEWLKNYNQNQAEDRKVGFYGIDVYSLWESIDEIIKYLERTTPSQVETAKKAFACFEPFNRRPEKYGISASFYGEGCHEEVSKLLSDIRLNKSNYSSNEENALDLEVNAIITANAENYYRTMVLNDNESWNIRDRHMVEVINKIHQFYGENAKGIIWEHNTHVGDARATDMVNEGIVNVGQLLREQKGEDQLFIIGFGTHHGTVIAADQWGVNLEKMVTPPAQSGSWEDCMYQAGSHDKYLVFNEQNKHLFNKTIGHRAIGVVYNPAYEHYGNYVPSIMSDRYNAFIYINQSNALSPIEVQEVLL